In the genome of Scatophagus argus isolate fScaArg1 chromosome 20, fScaArg1.pri, whole genome shotgun sequence, the window CAAGTGTTTACTTTCAGTAGATTGTGTTTATTGTGCAAATCCTCTTTGTGTCTAATAAATAGACTCCatgaattcaaataaaattaaggGGTTTTTATAAGGAATTTGTACTGAACAcaataaaggttttttttaaagtttaaaaaactgtgtggaaacattttgtttcaatcACATGCTGATACTTTTCTCTGATTATGatgtcaaatatttaaaatcaacaAGACAGAGACTACAGTTGCTGCCTGTATGgacacagatggaaaaaatgCATCACCACAAATCAACTAGAATTACTGCCTCACAGTTGTGTCCTTCCATCAACCAATCAAGTTGCAGGGTACATTCATGTCGAGTCATGAATGTATAATCTTTACAGAGCACTGATATAATGCTTCTCCACGTGGTGCAATGataatcacctgaagctcataTCAGCCAAGCCAATGAGCTTGCGGTGGACTAAAGTGTCTCAAATATCTGACCAAATGTTAAATATGGTCATAATGTGTTCTGTCCATGAGTTGAATAAGCCAAAGTAAACATCTTAATGTCACAGTGAAACTGACGTTTGATCTTTTGAATACAAAATGTCACCACTTCCCATTAGACTATTAGAGAGTCTATAATTCGTGATTGatggtttttaaaaaagtgttttgtgaCCActaaaatctaatcagttcattcTTAAGTCTAAGAGGACGTTTGTGCAAGCTGAAAGAAAATTCTCTAGAGGCATTTCTGAGATATCACATTCACAAGAATTAGACGTATACAAACATAGAGCATGGCTGTCAGtagctgtactgtacagtagCTCAGTCTGTGGGGACTTGGCTGGATACCTGCAGAGTGGCCGGTTCAATCTGTAACACTCCGATCGTGTACACAGTGTGGAATGGTAGCTAAAACTACTTACTTCCTGAGCACATTGAACAAAACCCCAAACTCCTAACTGTTTGAGGGACTTTGTGACAGCCCCATCTTTCTCACGCCCCCCACAATTGCTCATCTATGGTTCCTGTATGTGCATGTCTATATTTTGCGTGTATtttcagtataaaaaaaaaaaattgaatttacCACCTGGAGGTCAATAGAGTAGTTGGGCCCTGAATCGACTGCATAGCTGTCTTGAAAACCCGCTGacactgtgaaatgaaaaaatgagacTTTCACCAGATGGCCACAGAGGGTGGCAGCCCTTCAGTGAAAGACGTAAATGGATGCAGCCGCTCGATTGTCTGATAATAGTGACTGGTGAAAATCACTCTGATGGGGGTTTAGCAATATTgttccttcttcctgtttgtgccACAGAGTGAGTGGAAACCTGCAGTGTTGAGTGTTTTGCTGTAAAGCCTGAATTGGTTTTATATCAATGTCTGTAAACAGAACGTTAGGTTTACTAAGAGAAGAAACAGGCTTATGTTGAACTTAGCCTGCAGAGCATGTTATTTACACTGCATCAGTTTTACTAAGAAACAATGCAGGTGAGTCATATTTTGGTGCTCaatgaaaaacatgacattGTGGGCTGTACTCCTCATAAACACAGAGGATGCTGACAGATTTTACTACGCTGTTGTGCTCCCAGCTGcttgaaaacaaactttatgAAGTTGTTTTGGTTCCACCTGGTGGTCACCTTGAGTACAACCCCTTACTAAACTTATGGCTTCAACATGGTGCTGTAAGTTTGTATGAGCTATGGAACATCCTCCTTTACTTGATTAGAGCACACTTTACTGCCTCCCAAATCAAGCCAGCAGCCGTTAATGTAATTGAGTCAAATGATGAAGGGCTGACTTGACAAATGGGAAATTACTACCAATTAAACAAATGGACTTCACTGaataaacaataatgaaaatgttgcacTGTAACAAGACCTGAAGCAGGAAGCCAATAACATTCATCTTTTATGTCCTAAAAGATGTGAGAAGCATATATATCTCTAACTAATACCATTAATTAATCCTGAACACGGGatcaataagaaaaacacaggcGTGTGTAAAAGGTCATTGGTCTTTGGTTTAATTGGTATTACAgtacaaacagtaaaacaagGCACTCTGGTCAATCAGTGAAATGTGAAGGCATTGTAAGTATAAGGTAAGATACGATAAGTcgacaacagaagaaaaacaaaaaaaaaaaaacttataacatgtttttcagaataaagtcGGAGCTAGATGTCGTCCTGGCTTTTGCTTTACTCGCCTCCACACAGCTCCAGCAGGATTTTGCGGTAGTCACCAGACGTGTCTCCCTGCACAGCGAAAGAAACGTTAGCAAGACTTCAAAGAAGCAGAGTAGGGAAAGACTCATATCAGTCTCATGAAGTCAAACTGATAACAAACCCTGTGATGTTCCTATCTAGATTCTAAGACCTTTGAAAAACCATACAATACTTCTTATGATATGACTTAACttatgaaatgaagtgaaagcaATGATAAACTCAAGCCTCTCCACAGTTCAATGATACATTAAGGCATTACATAGAGTTAGAATTGCTATTACTTTATTGCTATTGTTACAAAACATCACAACTGACGTATTGCAAAGTTTCTGCTGACTGCAGTAATTCCCCGCCCCTTGTTTTTAGTGCCTCACCTTTATGAAGGAGTAGAGAGTCTTGCCATACATCTTCTGGAACTGAGCTTTAATGTCCAACATGTCAATCTCCGCCCTGGCAACCATTATTCTGATGAGGACACTATCCGTGGTACCGAGCCCCTgacaggagatggagagagagagatacactGTGCTTACACTGCGCCAGGCTTTGCCCCTGCTTGTTTCATCGTACGATAACATCAGTCTGCTCTACTCATTTCACTGTAGACATGAAACATTTACCTTCATTGATTTGTATAATCGCTCTGCAAAGAACGCTGGCTTGTTCCGCATGCATTTCActgcagagcaaaaacaaacgGCAACATGAggtgaaatgttttgacaaaatGATCATAATAAACTCAGTGGTGGAAGTGATTTAAAGTTCACTTCTAATTTGACAACATAAAACAGACAGTTTTCAAGAAAGGCGAACTGGATCTTGGTGATGCTTCACAAAATTTAGTATTTATTGCAGGTAATAGATGTTCCTATTATTTCTGCACTTGGACAGCTGAaagttcctcttttttttttagattataATGACATCTTTGGCATGATGCTTTATAAACTGGCAATACATATCAGTTTGAAACAACATGTTGTAGCAGACAGACCTATGGCCAGAAAGACGTCCTCCAGAGAGCCAGACATCTCCCTCTTAATGCTCTCCTCGATGTCTCTTCCAGAGATCTTCTGATACTCTTCGAACACTGAAGGAAGAACATTAATGGCACTAATTCAAGAACAAATGAATTTGAGTGTCACACGCaggtttttcattaaaaaagtaTTGTCACTACATGAATGAAGATGAAAGCGAGTGTTGGCTTCTGAAACTGCCTCAAAGGGTCAGTAAAAACTCCCAATTCTACTGCAGCTAATTTAGGTAAAAGGAAGTATATACATAGGGCACTAATGAACAGAAGGGTATTAAGTCTGATGTAACCTGATATTTGTGAATGTGGAGTAAAAATACCTCGCAGCAGATGGTTTCGGTTCCTCACACAAAGCACTGTGAGGAATTTAACCTCGTCTGTGCCCCATCGAGCCTCCCCAGCCTCATAGATTTCCTGTGATCAcaaacataaaggaaaaaaataacaactgagggtcatgaaatgaaacacatacTTTCACAGTGTTTTTGAGAACCTGAACTCTTGCCTTGGCATCTTGAGCAGCCTGGGCCTCATCCACTTTGTCACTTTCATCCCGACCAGCCTgcaatgaagaagaaaaagcagattcacaacaatgcaaacaggaaaaaaaagaaaaaaatatgctttCAAAATGTGAAGTGACCATTGATTCTGCTTCCCCAAAAAAATGGTTTTCACTACAAGTTCCTACTGACAGTTCAGACATCATCTTGTGTGTCAAAAAGAGTTTCAAAATACTTAACTTAAGACAAATACAGTTTTCCAGAGCAGTATAAGGCAGTGAATATCTTTTACTTGCACTGCATTTTTTCAATCAACTACTGCTAATTGAAACTTTATATAACCTATAATCATGTGGCATTAAAATATTGACATTGGTCCAAACCAGGAGAGGTCATGGGCTTATGTTTGCTGACCGTGAGTAAAGAGACCAAGACCCTCTGAAACATTCCAGATGTGTCCCCACACACAGCATCTTCCAAGGATTTTTCATATTCTgccaacaagaaaaacaaaaaattaaaatagaataCATGCAGAGTTTTGGCCGCTGTGGGgcaaaagattattttaaacTGACAGATACACCGTCACCACATACAGGCTACGTAAAGCTAAATGGACTGGCAGATAGAGTTTTAATGTCCTGTGAAGTTAACTGCTTACCTGCCTGAAGAGTATATTTCACAAAAGAATTATTTACTTGTCTTTAAGCTTGTTCTGGTTCTTTAAAACTCATGAGAAGAACATCTTTAGCTTGCTGAAGTTATACTACGTTCACCACTCCGTAAAcagaaatgtgctttaaaaccaaaa includes:
- the anxa4 gene encoding annexin A4 — protein: MAAIGNRGTVTEAAGFDPEADVKKLREAMKGAGTNEATIIDIIAHRTIAQRQRVKEAFKQAVGKDLADDLSSELSGNFRSVVLGLLMLPPVYDAYELRNAMKGAGTEEACLIDILASRSNAEITAITAFYKKEYEKSLEDAVCGDTSGMFQRVLVSLLTAGRDESDKVDEAQAAQDAKEIYEAGEARWGTDEVKFLTVLCVRNRNHLLRVFEEYQKISGRDIEESIKREMSGSLEDVFLAIVKCMRNKPAFFAERLYKSMKGLGTTDSVLIRIMVARAEIDMLDIKAQFQKMYGKTLYSFIKGDTSGDYRKILLELCGGE